A region from the Sporichthyaceae bacterium genome encodes:
- a CDS encoding DUF4446 family protein, producing MTDPYALAGLGVGATGALLALRAQLQFRRLRRECTLLQGGAERSSFIVAAARTSSELERLRGDVGALYREFNDFRDAVDESIRRVAVHRYDAFGEMGGRLSWSVALLDEHGDGVVLTAIVGRSDTRCYAKNMRRGTSESRLSPEEQQVVQAALRPGRSATIPAPSVPS from the coding sequence GTGACGGATCCATACGCGCTGGCCGGCCTCGGAGTCGGTGCGACTGGTGCGCTTCTGGCGCTACGCGCCCAGTTGCAGTTCCGCCGGTTGCGCCGGGAATGCACGCTGCTGCAGGGCGGGGCGGAACGGTCCTCCTTCATCGTCGCCGCGGCGCGCACCTCCTCGGAACTGGAGAGGCTGCGCGGGGATGTCGGTGCCTTGTACCGCGAGTTCAACGATTTTCGCGACGCGGTTGACGAGTCGATCCGCCGCGTCGCGGTGCACCGCTACGACGCGTTCGGGGAGATGGGCGGACGGCTGTCCTGGTCGGTGGCGCTGCTCGACGAGCACGGCGACGGGGTGGTGCTCACCGCGATCGTCGGTCGGTCGGACACCCGGTGCTACGCGAAGAACATGCGCCGCGGGACCTCCGAGTCCCGGTTGTCCCCGGAAGAGCAGCAGGTGGTGCAGGCCGCGCTGCGGCCGGGCCGGTCGGCCACGATCCCCGCACCCAGCGTCCCTAGCTGA
- a CDS encoding HAD family hydrolase — protein sequence MNSPRAVACDLDGTLLRTDLTISARTRAALAAVEAAGALLVLVTGRPPRWLAPVVDQVDHRGLAICANGALVYDLHTNEVVESDLIAPEVLARIVADLRGLVDGVTFAIEHVGGFWHDTGYPVPPQHRTTAVREVAPEELVGVPVAKLLVRHPQRDSEDLLAAVGEVFAGLAEVTHSTPVGPGLLELSAAGVSKASALARLCAQHDIEAADVVAFGDMLNDLPMLAWAGRPYAMANAHPDVLAAIARRAPSNDEDGVAVVLEQLFGAGIARRGAG from the coding sequence GTGAATAGTCCCCGCGCTGTCGCCTGCGACCTGGACGGCACGCTGCTGCGCACCGACCTCACCATCTCCGCACGCACCCGGGCGGCGTTGGCCGCGGTGGAGGCGGCCGGCGCACTGCTGGTGCTGGTGACCGGGCGGCCGCCGCGGTGGCTGGCGCCGGTGGTGGACCAGGTCGACCACCGCGGGTTGGCGATCTGCGCCAACGGCGCCCTGGTCTATGACCTGCACACCAACGAGGTCGTGGAATCCGACCTGATCGCACCGGAGGTGCTGGCGCGGATCGTTGCCGACCTGCGCGGACTGGTCGACGGGGTGACCTTCGCCATCGAGCATGTGGGCGGTTTCTGGCACGACACCGGCTACCCGGTACCGCCGCAGCACCGCACCACGGCGGTGCGTGAGGTGGCGCCGGAGGAGTTGGTCGGCGTCCCGGTGGCGAAGCTGCTGGTGCGGCATCCGCAGCGGGACTCCGAGGACCTGTTGGCCGCGGTCGGCGAGGTCTTCGCCGGGTTGGCCGAGGTCACCCACTCCACCCCGGTGGGTCCCGGATTGCTGGAGCTGTCCGCGGCCGGGGTCAGCAAGGCCAGTGCGCTGGCCCGGTTGTGTGCGCAGCACGACATCGAGGCGGCCGACGTGGTGGCCTTCGGGGACATGCTCAACGACCTGCCGATGCTGGCCTGGGCGGGCCGGCCGTACGCCATGGCCAATGCTCATCCGGACGTGCTCGCGGCCATCGCGCGTCGGGCACCGAGCAACGACGAGGACGGCGTCGCCGTGGTGCTGGAGCAGCTGTTCGGCGCAGGCATTGCGCGACGGGGCGCCGGGTAG
- a CDS encoding diacylglycerol kinase family protein, with translation MGPDLLRLARRLAAPAVVLTVAVCLAGAALHHWSGPYWPYEARHHWRVVAHGAEGLGAVSVAAPPTVLLVAGMRVGYRRWREGVFLATSLLLVALALTVAGAAVPDDDFPATATALAAATYGAVSVVLGRRMRTPIRRTLGSVLPWFGVLAVAAGELWLHRYPVPAVGVSLVTGALAVAIATRYVLGGGSFERRPQFDILPLPDERRRAAVVVNPTKVADLDEEYRAVCAFFAAEGWGQPLWYTTRLDELGVGHARAAAAAGADVVFACGGDGTISSVLSGLAGTGVPLAILPAGTGNLLARNLALPSDRDACLRIGIGGADRKIDVGRVDETHRFAVMAGMGLDAAMITDAPARLKARIGWPAYVVSGAKHLFDRRAHVTITVDDEPPVELRARGVVIGNVGRLQAGMILMPEAEPDDGILDVAVLVPTSLRQWTMLALHVIRRRPAHRGARIEHFRGRRISITCDHDWPREIDGDLLQPGREMTIVVEPRALLVRIPPGGRAFE, from the coding sequence GTGGGCCCCGACCTGCTACGACTCGCGCGCCGCCTGGCGGCGCCCGCCGTCGTGTTGACCGTGGCGGTGTGCCTGGCCGGCGCCGCGCTGCACCACTGGTCGGGGCCATATTGGCCGTACGAGGCGCGCCACCACTGGCGCGTGGTGGCGCACGGTGCCGAGGGCTTGGGCGCCGTGTCCGTGGCCGCCCCACCCACCGTGCTGCTGGTGGCGGGCATGCGGGTGGGCTACCGACGTTGGCGCGAAGGCGTGTTCCTGGCCACCTCGCTGCTGCTGGTCGCGCTGGCGTTGACGGTGGCCGGCGCCGCGGTCCCGGACGACGACTTCCCGGCCACCGCCACCGCGTTGGCCGCCGCCACCTACGGCGCGGTCTCGGTGGTGCTCGGGCGACGGATGCGCACGCCGATCCGCCGCACGCTGGGCAGCGTGCTGCCCTGGTTCGGCGTGCTGGCGGTGGCCGCCGGGGAACTGTGGTTGCACCGGTACCCGGTGCCGGCGGTGGGGGTCAGCCTGGTCACCGGGGCGCTGGCGGTGGCCATCGCCACCCGCTACGTGCTCGGCGGTGGCAGCTTTGAGCGCCGCCCGCAGTTCGACATCCTGCCGCTGCCCGACGAGCGCCGCCGGGCCGCGGTGGTCGTCAACCCGACCAAGGTGGCCGACCTCGACGAGGAGTACCGCGCGGTGTGCGCGTTCTTCGCCGCCGAGGGCTGGGGACAGCCGCTCTGGTACACCACCCGGCTCGACGAACTCGGCGTCGGCCACGCCCGAGCGGCCGCTGCGGCGGGTGCGGATGTGGTGTTCGCCTGCGGCGGGGACGGCACCATCTCCTCGGTGCTGTCCGGCCTGGCCGGCACCGGCGTACCGCTGGCCATCCTGCCTGCGGGCACCGGCAATCTGCTGGCCCGCAACCTGGCGCTGCCCTCGGACCGGGACGCCTGCCTGCGTATCGGCATCGGCGGCGCGGACCGCAAGATCGACGTGGGCCGGGTCGACGAGACCCACCGCTTCGCGGTGATGGCCGGCATGGGCCTGGACGCAGCGATGATCACCGACGCGCCCGCTCGGTTGAAGGCCCGCATCGGTTGGCCCGCCTACGTGGTGTCCGGCGCCAAGCACCTCTTCGACCGCCGCGCGCACGTGACCATCACCGTCGATGACGAGCCGCCGGTGGAGCTGCGCGCCCGCGGCGTGGTCATCGGTAACGTGGGCCGGCTTCAGGCCGGGATGATCCTTATGCCCGAGGCCGAACCGGACGACGGCATCCTCGACGTGGCCGTGCTGGTGCCGACGTCCCTGCGGCAGTGGACGATGCTCGCGCTGCACGTGATCCGCCGCCGCCCGGCCCATCGCGGCGCGCGCATCGAACACTTCCGCGGCCGGCGCATTTCCATCACCTGCGACCACGATTGGCCCCGGGAAATCGACGGCGACCTGCTGCAACCCGGTCGGGAGATGACCATCGTCGTGGAGCCACGCGCCCTGCTGGTGCGCATTCCGCCCGGCGGGCGGGCCTTCGAGTAG
- a CDS encoding response regulator produces the protein MTSGGRAVRAKVLIVDDRRENLVALEAILQGLPVEPVSVSSGEEALKQLLEDDFAVILLDAQMPGMDGFEAATHIKARKRTQHLPIIFLTAADRDAHLAFRGYAAGAVDYITKPFDPWVLRAKVSVFVELWSKNAQLTEAAEAGRRRDADNTTLTSAARAAYDLLRTAADADDPDKLRRAINDAQDLLRTALS, from the coding sequence GTGACCTCGGGCGGAAGAGCCGTGCGGGCCAAAGTGCTCATCGTCGACGACCGACGGGAGAACCTGGTCGCGCTGGAGGCGATCCTGCAGGGGCTACCCGTGGAACCGGTCTCGGTGTCCAGCGGCGAGGAAGCGCTCAAGCAGCTGCTCGAGGACGATTTCGCGGTGATCCTGCTCGACGCGCAGATGCCGGGCATGGACGGCTTCGAGGCGGCCACGCACATCAAGGCGCGCAAGCGCACCCAGCATCTGCCGATCATCTTCCTGACCGCGGCGGACCGGGACGCGCACCTGGCATTCCGTGGCTACGCGGCCGGCGCAGTGGACTACATCACCAAGCCGTTCGACCCGTGGGTGCTGCGCGCCAAGGTCTCGGTGTTCGTCGAGTTGTGGAGCAAGAACGCCCAGCTGACCGAGGCGGCGGAGGCCGGACGGCGCCGCGATGCCGACAACACCACGCTGACCAGCGCGGCGCGCGCGGCTTATGACCTGCTGCGCACCGCGGCCGACGCGGACGACCCGGACAAGCTGCGCCGGGCCATCAATGACGCGCAGGACCTGCTGCGCACCGCGCTGTCCTGA
- a CDS encoding molybdopterin-dependent oxidoreductase gives MTNDRNAIADIWGGRTPYGPGESWPARVDMHLAEGVTEADVQRWVRTASLLHSNGDAMDIAVRDGKIVGVRGRADDIVNRGRLGPKDLYGWQANASPDRLTQPLIRQGGRLVRCDWDTAMNRIVAQSKDLLGTHGPSAIAFYTSGQLFAEEYFTLAAIGHGAIGTNHMDGNTRLCTATAAAALKESFACDGQPGSYLDVDHADVIAMFGHNVAETQPVLWMRVLDRLAGSQPPRLICVDPRDTHVARAARDSGGVHLAPLPGTNLALMNGLLHEIVANDWVDHAYVQANTVGWAELRERVAEYPPDRVARICGIDAAAIRTAAGVLGKAQRLLSTVLQGFYQSHQASAASVQVNNLNLIRGQLGRPGAGILQMNGQPTAENTRECGADGDMSGFRNWSNDAHVADLAKHWNLEIKQIPHMTPPTHAMQMFRYIEQGSIKMLWVSATNPAVSLPELARIRSILGQERLFLVVQDIFPTETTELADVVLPAATWGEKTGCFTNACRVVHLSERAVEPPGEARADLDIFLDYARGMDFRDKDGKPFPAWHDAPSAFAAWAASTQGRPCDYTGLSHDVLRERVSGVPWPCNAEHPDGTERLYADGKFSAAPDYCESYGRDMVTGAPFEASDYKALNPDGKAILRAGEYLPPHEAPSGEYPLVLITGRTVYHFHTRTKTGRVAELQQAAPEIWVECSAGDARRAGLAEGDLAEISTARGAVRARLRITGVRNGVLFLPFHYGYWDRPGAEHSRAANELTQTDWDPVSKQPLYKTAAAALAKVPEGADPVVPVQPTRASTGAMQ, from the coding sequence ATGACCAACGACCGCAACGCCATCGCCGATATCTGGGGCGGCCGCACGCCGTACGGGCCCGGCGAATCGTGGCCGGCTCGGGTGGACATGCACCTGGCCGAGGGCGTGACCGAGGCGGATGTGCAGCGCTGGGTGCGCACCGCATCCCTGCTGCACTCCAACGGCGATGCGATGGACATTGCGGTGCGGGACGGGAAGATCGTCGGGGTGCGCGGGCGCGCGGACGACATCGTCAACCGCGGGCGGCTGGGCCCGAAAGACCTCTACGGCTGGCAGGCGAACGCGTCCCCGGACCGGCTCACCCAGCCATTGATCCGCCAGGGCGGACGGCTGGTGCGGTGCGACTGGGACACCGCGATGAATCGCATCGTGGCTCAATCCAAGGATCTGCTGGGTACCCACGGCCCGTCCGCCATCGCTTTCTATACCTCCGGGCAGCTGTTCGCCGAGGAATACTTCACGCTGGCCGCGATCGGGCACGGCGCGATCGGCACCAATCACATGGACGGCAACACCCGGCTGTGCACGGCAACCGCGGCGGCCGCGTTGAAGGAGAGCTTCGCCTGCGACGGGCAACCGGGCAGCTACCTCGACGTGGACCACGCCGACGTGATCGCGATGTTCGGGCACAACGTGGCGGAAACCCAACCGGTGCTGTGGATGCGCGTCCTGGACCGACTCGCCGGGTCACAGCCGCCGCGGCTGATCTGCGTTGACCCGCGGGACACGCATGTTGCCCGCGCCGCGCGGGACTCGGGGGGCGTGCATCTGGCGCCGCTGCCGGGGACCAATCTCGCGTTGATGAACGGACTGCTGCACGAGATCGTCGCCAACGACTGGGTGGACCACGCCTACGTGCAGGCCAACACCGTCGGCTGGGCCGAATTGCGCGAGCGGGTGGCGGAGTACCCGCCGGATCGGGTCGCGCGGATCTGCGGGATCGACGCCGCGGCCATCCGCACCGCCGCCGGTGTGCTCGGCAAAGCACAGCGATTGCTGTCCACCGTGTTGCAGGGCTTCTACCAGTCGCACCAGGCCAGCGCCGCCTCGGTGCAGGTGAATAACTTGAATCTGATTCGGGGTCAGCTCGGTCGGCCGGGCGCCGGCATCCTGCAGATGAACGGGCAGCCCACCGCGGAGAACACCCGCGAATGCGGCGCCGACGGGGACATGTCCGGGTTCCGCAACTGGTCCAACGACGCGCATGTCGCGGACCTTGCCAAGCACTGGAACCTCGAGATCAAGCAAATCCCACACATGACCCCACCCACCCACGCCATGCAGATGTTCCGCTACATCGAGCAGGGCAGCATCAAGATGCTGTGGGTCAGTGCGACCAACCCGGCGGTCTCGCTGCCGGAACTGGCCCGCATCCGCTCGATCCTCGGGCAGGAACGACTGTTCCTGGTGGTGCAGGACATCTTCCCCACCGAGACCACCGAGCTCGCCGATGTGGTGCTGCCCGCGGCGACCTGGGGGGAGAAGACCGGCTGCTTCACCAACGCCTGCCGGGTGGTGCACCTATCCGAGAGAGCCGTGGAGCCCCCCGGCGAGGCCCGCGCCGACCTGGACATCTTCCTGGACTACGCGCGCGGTATGGACTTCCGCGATAAAGACGGCAAGCCGTTCCCGGCCTGGCATGACGCGCCGTCAGCATTTGCCGCCTGGGCGGCGTCCACCCAGGGTCGGCCGTGCGACTACACCGGGCTCAGCCACGACGTGCTGCGCGAGCGGGTTTCCGGCGTGCCGTGGCCGTGCAATGCGGAGCACCCGGACGGCACCGAACGGCTCTATGCGGACGGGAAATTCTCCGCGGCGCCGGACTACTGCGAGAGCTACGGCCGGGACATGGTGACCGGGGCGCCGTTCGAGGCGAGCGACTACAAGGCGCTCAACCCGGACGGCAAGGCGATCCTGCGAGCGGGTGAGTACCTGCCGCCGCACGAAGCGCCGAGCGGGGAGTATCCACTGGTGCTGATCACCGGTCGGACCGTGTACCACTTCCATACCCGCACCAAGACCGGTCGGGTGGCCGAACTCCAGCAGGCCGCTCCGGAGATCTGGGTGGAGTGCTCGGCCGGCGACGCCCGGCGGGCCGGCCTGGCCGAGGGCGACCTGGCCGAAATCAGTACCGCCCGCGGTGCCGTGCGGGCCCGGCTGCGCATCACCGGGGTCCGCAACGGGGTGCTGTTCCTGCCGTTTCACTACGGCTATTGGGATCGCCCCGGTGCGGAGCACTCTCGCGCCGCCAACGAACTGACCCAGACCGACTGGGATCCGGTATCCAAGCAACCCCTCTACAAGACCGCCGCGGCCGCGCTGGCCAAGGTGCCGGAAGGCGCCGACCCCGTGGTGCCGGTGCAACCGACCCGAGCGAGCACGGGGGCGATGCAGTGA
- a CDS encoding NAD(P)H-quinone oxidoreductase, with the protein MYAITLPEFGGPEVLTWAQVPDPTPGPGEVLLDIVASAVNRADVMQRQGFYPPPPGAPPYPGLECAGRIAALGEGVTGWSVGDEVAALLGGGGYAEQVAVPAGQLLPRPSSMTLAQAGGLAEVICTVWSNVFMIAALQPGETFLVHGGASGIGTTAIQLAKAAGARVAVTAGSADKLERCQALGADILINYRAEDFVERVTQATDGKGVDVILDNMGGAYLPRNVEALAINGRLAIIGLQGGTKGELNIGQLLGKRGAVMATSLRARPTAEKATIVAAVREHVLPLIEKGALHIVVDRTVPMPNAADAHRAMEESSHVGKILLEVPRA; encoded by the coding sequence ATGTATGCGATCACGTTGCCGGAGTTCGGTGGGCCCGAGGTGCTGACCTGGGCACAGGTGCCCGATCCGACGCCGGGGCCGGGCGAGGTGCTGCTGGACATCGTCGCCTCCGCGGTGAACCGCGCGGACGTGATGCAGCGGCAGGGCTTCTATCCGCCGCCGCCGGGCGCCCCGCCGTATCCGGGTCTGGAGTGCGCCGGGCGGATCGCGGCGCTCGGCGAGGGTGTCACCGGGTGGTCGGTCGGCGATGAGGTGGCCGCGCTGCTCGGCGGTGGTGGGTATGCGGAACAGGTGGCGGTGCCTGCCGGTCAGCTGTTGCCGCGGCCGTCCTCGATGACCCTCGCGCAGGCCGGTGGCCTGGCCGAGGTCATCTGCACGGTGTGGTCCAACGTGTTCATGATCGCCGCGCTGCAACCGGGCGAGACGTTCCTGGTGCACGGCGGAGCCAGCGGCATCGGCACCACCGCGATCCAGTTGGCCAAGGCCGCGGGCGCGCGGGTGGCGGTGACCGCGGGCAGCGCGGACAAGCTCGAGCGTTGTCAGGCACTGGGCGCGGACATCTTGATCAACTACCGCGCGGAGGACTTCGTCGAGCGCGTCACGCAGGCCACCGACGGCAAGGGCGTGGACGTCATCCTGGACAACATGGGCGGGGCGTACCTGCCGCGCAACGTCGAGGCCCTGGCCATCAACGGCCGGCTGGCCATCATCGGCCTGCAGGGCGGCACCAAGGGCGAACTCAACATCGGGCAGCTGCTGGGTAAGCGTGGCGCGGTGATGGCCACCTCCTTGCGTGCCCGGCCCACCGCGGAGAAGGCGACCATCGTGGCCGCGGTGCGTGAGCACGTGTTGCCGCTGATCGAGAAGGGTGCCCTGCACATCGTGGTGGACCGCACGGTGCCCATGCCGAATGCCGCGGACGCACACCGCGCGATGGAGGAGAGCAGCCACGTCGGGAAGATCTTGCTCGAGGTGCCGCGCGCCTGA
- a CDS encoding ATP-binding protein codes for VDQLSSFADEVTRVAREVGTEGKLGGQAQVRGVSGTWRDLTDNVNSMASNLTNQVRNIAMVTTSVARGDLSQKITVDAQGEILALKSTVNTMVDQLSSFADEVTRVAREVGTEGKLGGQAQVRGVSGTWRDLTESVNQLASTLTTQLRAIAQVSTAVTSGDLTQRVAVAARGEVADLKDNINQMIVTLRETTKKNSEQNWLDSNLARIGGLLQGQRDLTEVTRMIITEVAPLVGSQVGAFFVRDAESSVIPGGPPQLRSTASYGYLTHDQELTFEPGEGLVGQAVTSLRTIRVQSAPEGYLAIRSGLGSAPPRDILVLPIVFEGEPLGVIELGSFAVLSELHIAFLERLATNIGVALNTIMANRRTEDLLSQSQRLAREMQEQSAELQRTNAELEEKAELLLEQKRNIEINNREIESARRGLEEKAQQLSLASQYKSEFLANMSHELRTPLNSLLLLSRLLAENSEANLTDKQIEFARVIHRSGSDLLTLIDDILDLSKIEAGRMSVQPADVELSTLRNYVESAFGMQAEDKGLALGVELDAELPTDVVTDPQRLQQILRNLMSNAVKFTHEGAVTLAIAPVTSGLVFGVPSLDTARRVIAFHVRDTGIGIPPEKLAIIFEAFQQADGTTSRKYGGTGLGLSISRELAKLLGGSISATSVPGAGSTFTLYLPDVMPETPPTEYRTDYPGALYEQLTGSNGSGALPVSADPDGRLRRPLPGSMILRGDAPDRRDGPSAIRLDGATVLIVDDDIRNVFALTSALELHGMNVLYSDNGADGIAKVESNPAIDVVLMDAMMPNMDGNETTRAIRAIPRFADLPIVFLTAKAMPGDRDKALEAGASDYITKPVDLDELLDLLAAWVARNPEDSDGNNASNNPNADTADAEGEKMAPRRAIARRGGKK; via the coding sequence TGACCGACAACGTCAACTCGATGGCGTCGAACCTGACCAACCAGGTCCGCAACATCGCCATGGTCACCACCTCGGTGGCCCGGGGTGACCTGTCGCAGAAGATCACCGTCGACGCGCAGGGCGAGATCCTGGCGCTGAAGTCCACCGTCAACACGATGGTCGACCAGCTGTCCTCCTTCGCCGACGAGGTCACCCGCGTCGCCCGCGAGGTCGGCACCGAGGGAAAGCTCGGCGGTCAGGCCCAGGTGCGCGGCGTTTCCGGTACCTGGCGCGACCTCACCGAGTCGGTGAACCAGCTGGCGTCCACGCTGACCACGCAGCTGCGGGCCATTGCTCAGGTGTCCACCGCGGTGACCTCCGGTGACCTGACCCAGCGGGTGGCGGTTGCCGCCCGCGGTGAGGTCGCGGATCTGAAGGACAACATCAACCAGATGATCGTCACGCTGCGCGAGACGACCAAGAAGAACTCCGAGCAGAACTGGCTGGACTCCAACCTGGCCCGTATCGGTGGTCTGCTGCAGGGCCAGCGCGACCTCACCGAGGTCACCCGCATGATCATCACCGAGGTGGCGCCGCTGGTCGGCTCCCAGGTGGGTGCGTTCTTCGTGCGGGACGCGGAGAGCTCGGTGATCCCGGGTGGCCCGCCGCAGCTGCGATCCACCGCGTCCTACGGGTATCTGACGCACGACCAGGAGCTGACCTTCGAGCCGGGTGAGGGCCTGGTGGGACAAGCCGTCACCTCGCTGCGCACCATCCGCGTACAGTCCGCGCCGGAGGGCTACCTGGCCATCCGGTCCGGGCTGGGCAGCGCGCCGCCGCGGGACATCCTCGTGCTGCCGATCGTGTTCGAGGGTGAGCCGCTCGGTGTCATCGAGCTGGGTTCGTTCGCGGTGCTCTCCGAACTGCACATCGCGTTCCTGGAGCGGCTCGCCACCAACATCGGCGTCGCGCTGAACACCATCATGGCCAACCGGCGTACCGAGGATCTGCTCTCCCAGTCCCAGCGTCTGGCCCGGGAGATGCAGGAGCAGTCGGCAGAGTTGCAGCGCACCAACGCGGAGCTGGAGGAAAAGGCGGAGCTGCTGCTCGAGCAGAAGCGCAACATCGAGATCAACAACCGGGAGATCGAGAGCGCGCGTCGCGGCCTGGAGGAGAAGGCACAACAGCTGTCGCTGGCCAGCCAGTACAAGTCGGAGTTCCTGGCGAACATGTCGCACGAACTGCGTACGCCGCTGAACTCGCTGCTGCTGCTCTCCCGGCTGCTCGCGGAGAACAGCGAGGCGAACCTGACGGACAAGCAGATCGAGTTTGCCCGGGTCATCCACCGGTCGGGTTCGGACCTGCTCACGCTGATCGACGACATCCTGGACCTGTCCAAGATCGAGGCCGGGCGCATGTCCGTACAGCCGGCCGACGTCGAGCTGTCCACGCTGCGCAACTACGTCGAGTCCGCCTTCGGTATGCAGGCCGAGGACAAGGGCCTGGCGCTCGGTGTTGAGCTCGACGCCGAGCTGCCCACCGACGTGGTCACCGACCCGCAGCGGCTGCAGCAGATCCTGCGCAACCTGATGTCCAATGCGGTGAAGTTCACCCACGAGGGTGCGGTCACGTTGGCCATCGCGCCGGTGACCTCGGGGTTGGTGTTCGGGGTGCCCAGCCTGGACACCGCGCGCCGGGTCATCGCTTTCCACGTGCGGGACACCGGCATCGGCATCCCGCCGGAGAAGCTGGCCATCATCTTCGAGGCGTTCCAGCAGGCCGACGGCACAACCAGCCGCAAGTACGGCGGCACCGGGCTGGGTCTGTCCATCTCCCGTGAGCTGGCCAAGCTGCTCGGCGGTTCGATCAGCGCGACCTCGGTGCCCGGCGCAGGCTCCACGTTCACCCTCTACCTGCCCGACGTGATGCCCGAGACACCGCCCACCGAGTACCGGACCGACTACCCGGGCGCGCTGTACGAGCAGCTGACCGGGTCCAACGGCTCCGGTGCGTTGCCGGTCTCCGCGGACCCGGACGGCCGACTGCGTCGTCCGCTGCCTGGCTCGATGATTCTGCGCGGTGACGCTCCGGACCGACGTGACGGGCCGTCAGCGATACGGCTGGACGGCGCCACCGTGCTCATCGTGGACGACGACATCCGCAACGTGTTCGCGCTGACCTCGGCGCTGGAACTGCACGGGATGAACGTCCTGTACAGCGACAACGGCGCGGACGGCATCGCGAAGGTGGAGAGCAATCCCGCCATCGACGTGGTGTTGATGGACGCGATGATGCCGAACATGGACGGCAACGAGACGACCCGGGCGATCCGGGCCATCCCGCGGTTCGCCGATCTGCCGATCGTCTTCCTCACCGCGAAGGCCATGCCCGGTGACCGGGACAAGGCGTTGGAGGCGGGCGCCAGCGACTACATCACCAAACCGGTGGACCTCGACGAGTTGCTGGACCTGCTGGCCGCTTGGGTGGCCCGCAATCCGGAGGATTCGGACGGGAACAACGCATCGAACAACCCAAACGCCGACACGGCGGACGCGGAGGGGGAGAAGATGGCGCCCCGGCGGGCTATCGCGCGCCGCGGCGGTAAGAAATAG
- a CDS encoding bacterial proteasome activator family protein, whose translation MTQPEEPQEDQRVLVVTPAGMAVEGPPDDGSDDSSITKMVEQPAKVMRLGSMIKQLLDEVKSAPLDEASRARLAQIHRSTIAELEQGLAPELVEELDRLSLPFGEGQIPSEAELRIAQAQLVGWLEGLFHGIQTALFAQQMAARAQLEQMRRALPGGPMAQAGPGMPVGMDPGQGQYI comes from the coding sequence ATGACGCAGCCCGAGGAACCGCAGGAGGACCAGCGCGTGTTGGTCGTCACCCCCGCCGGCATGGCCGTCGAGGGTCCGCCGGACGACGGCAGCGACGACAGCTCCATCACCAAGATGGTCGAGCAACCGGCCAAGGTGATGCGGCTCGGCAGCATGATCAAGCAGCTGCTGGACGAGGTGAAGAGCGCACCGTTGGACGAGGCCAGCCGCGCCCGGCTGGCGCAGATTCACCGCAGCACCATCGCCGAACTCGAGCAGGGCCTGGCCCCGGAGCTGGTGGAGGAGCTGGACCGGCTCTCGCTGCCGTTCGGCGAGGGTCAGATACCCAGCGAGGCCGAGTTGCGCATCGCGCAGGCTCAGCTGGTCGGCTGGCTGGAGGGCCTGTTCCACGGCATCCAGACCGCGCTGTTCGCCCAACAGATGGCCGCCCGCGCGCAGCTGGAGCAGATGCGCCGCGCCCTGCCGGGTGGGCCGATGGCCCAGGCCGGCCCCGGCATGCCGGTAGGCATGGACCCCGGCCAGGGCCAATACATCTGA